Proteins found in one Tsukamurella paurometabola DSM 20162 genomic segment:
- a CDS encoding metal-sensitive transcriptional regulator, which translates to MKIPEEGAKPIVTRLKRAHGHLATVIRMLEEGEECEDVLTQLAAVNKALGRSGYALVATGLQHCIATEGPENVDQHKLEKLFLALA; encoded by the coding sequence ATGAAGATTCCCGAGGAGGGTGCCAAGCCCATCGTGACGCGGCTCAAGCGCGCGCACGGACACCTCGCCACTGTGATTCGGATGCTCGAAGAAGGGGAGGAGTGCGAGGACGTCCTCACCCAGCTCGCCGCGGTGAACAAGGCGCTCGGCCGCAGTGGCTACGCGCTCGTCGCCACCGGATTGCAGCACTGCATCGCCACCGAGGGGCCGGAGAACGTCGACCAGCACAAGCTGGAGAAGTTGTTCCTGGCCCTCGCCTAG
- a CDS encoding o-succinylbenzoate synthase, with protein MVGVVDIDELTASARVVTVPMRVRFRGITAREAVVFRGPAGWGEFAPFAEYGDAESALWLRAGIEAAYQGFPEPLRTVVPINATVPAVAAAQVPEVLARFPGCRVAKVKVAEKGQSADDDVARVAAVRAALGPDGAVRIDANGGWTVPQALAVITRILEQGPLDYAEQPCATVEELAEVRGLLDGACDIAADESIRRADDPMRVAELGAADVAIVKVPPLGGVRAVLDMAAKLRAAAGVRVTVSSALDTAVGLTAGIAAAAAIPDGNAAGLGTGGFFTADLGTHPVVDGALRVAAVDPSEEAIAAVEETGERRDWWLDRMRRCAALL; from the coding sequence CTGGTGGGCGTGGTCGACATCGATGAACTCACCGCCTCCGCCCGCGTGGTGACCGTGCCGATGCGGGTCCGCTTCCGCGGCATCACTGCTCGTGAAGCGGTGGTGTTCCGCGGGCCGGCGGGATGGGGTGAGTTCGCGCCCTTCGCCGAATACGGCGACGCCGAATCGGCCCTCTGGCTACGCGCCGGCATCGAGGCCGCGTATCAGGGTTTCCCGGAGCCACTGCGCACCGTCGTCCCGATCAACGCGACCGTCCCGGCCGTCGCCGCCGCGCAGGTCCCCGAGGTTCTCGCGCGGTTCCCCGGCTGCCGCGTCGCCAAGGTGAAGGTGGCGGAGAAGGGGCAGAGTGCTGACGATGACGTGGCCCGCGTGGCTGCCGTGCGCGCAGCGCTCGGGCCCGACGGTGCCGTCCGGATCGACGCCAACGGCGGCTGGACGGTTCCGCAGGCCCTCGCCGTGATCACCCGCATCCTGGAACAAGGCCCCCTCGACTACGCCGAACAGCCCTGCGCCACCGTGGAGGAGCTCGCCGAGGTGCGCGGTCTGCTGGACGGCGCTTGCGATATCGCCGCCGACGAATCCATCCGCCGCGCAGATGATCCGATGCGGGTCGCCGAACTCGGCGCCGCTGATGTGGCGATCGTCAAGGTACCGCCGCTGGGTGGTGTCCGTGCGGTGCTCGACATGGCGGCCAAGCTCCGCGCCGCCGCCGGGGTCCGGGTCACGGTCTCTTCCGCGCTCGACACCGCGGTCGGCCTCACCGCTGGCATCGCCGCGGCCGCGGCGATCCCCGACGGCAACGCCGCCGGTCTCGGGACCGGCGGCTTCTTCACCGCGGACCTCGGCACGCATCCCGTGGTCGACGGTGCGCTCCGGGTGGCCGCCGTCGACCCGAGCGAGGAAGCCATCGCCGCGGTCGAGGAGACGGGGGAGCGCCGCGACTGGTGGCTCGATCGGATGCGACGGTGCGCCGCCCTGCTCTGA
- a CDS encoding DUF3592 domain-containing protein gives MSRTALRRVQLVLLWAAILITGLCVVLVLAAWRDDRSIEKNLGATTAEVLSAGPRRSTISFYTPDGVNHNPPLGVLYPSGLTVGDRIQVEYNRDDPELVRVAGRDAHVAILPAASVACVTWLVVGSIMTLIAVTYRRTADEEPDASVTDSSPDVPTTDNR, from the coding sequence GTGAGCCGCACCGCCCTGCGGCGGGTCCAACTGGTCCTGCTGTGGGCCGCCATCCTCATCACGGGATTGTGCGTGGTGCTCGTGCTCGCCGCCTGGCGTGACGACCGCAGCATCGAGAAGAACCTCGGCGCCACCACCGCCGAAGTGCTCTCCGCCGGGCCACGCCGCTCGACCATCAGCTTCTACACACCCGACGGTGTGAACCACAATCCGCCGCTCGGCGTGCTGTACCCGAGCGGGCTCACCGTCGGCGATCGCATCCAGGTCGAATACAACCGCGACGACCCCGAACTGGTGCGCGTCGCCGGCCGCGACGCCCACGTCGCGATCCTGCCCGCGGCATCCGTGGCCTGTGTCACCTGGCTCGTGGTCGGGTCGATCATGACGCTCATCGCCGTCACCTACCGGCGCACCGCCGACGAGGAACCGGATGCTTCGGTGACCGACAGTTCACCCGACGTTCCGACGACCGACAACCGATAG
- the menD gene encoding 2-succinyl-5-enolpyruvyl-6-hydroxy-3-cyclohexene-1-carboxylic-acid synthase, with protein MQNAVPNPSTLQARVIVDELVRGGVTDIVLCPGSRNAPLAFAVHAADVRGDLRLHVRIDERTAGFLAVGIAAATRRPVAVIMTSGTAVANLSPAVYEANYARVPLLVISANRPYELLGSGANQTVEQFGIFGTQVRACLSLGLAEPGLDRNSQWRSAVCRALAAARGARTGNAGPVQFDIPLREPLVPDDPSPALAQGRPDGGPWTVAPVATLDVPLPIDLSPDTVVISGHGAGANPALAHLPTVAEPTAPQPKNPLHPWALPLLRPRQAIICGRPTLHREVSALLADPGVTVYAVTTGPRWPDVSGNVAATGTRVVPVGDPDEAWLARCAEADRLARAAVTDGLAAEPVTGLHVARAVCAALRPGDQLVVGASNPVRDVALAGDVPPGVTVLSNRGVAGIDGTVSTAVGAALAAPDTRTIALMGDLTFVHDASGLLIGPEEPRPRDLTIVVANDNGGGIFNLLEQGEERYSGAEYDGAAARVFGTPHGTDLASLCAAYGIDYRLAEVDDLAAIAAEPGMRVVEVRTQRSGLRALHAGMRARIAGDGR; from the coding sequence ATGCAGAACGCCGTACCCAACCCGTCCACGCTGCAGGCGCGGGTGATCGTGGACGAACTGGTCCGTGGGGGCGTCACCGACATCGTGCTCTGCCCGGGCTCGCGCAACGCGCCGCTCGCCTTCGCCGTGCACGCGGCCGACGTCCGCGGTGACCTGCGGCTGCACGTACGGATCGACGAGCGCACCGCGGGATTCCTCGCCGTCGGTATCGCGGCCGCCACCCGGCGCCCCGTCGCCGTGATCATGACCTCCGGCACCGCGGTCGCGAACCTGAGCCCCGCCGTCTACGAGGCCAACTACGCCCGTGTCCCGCTCCTGGTGATCAGTGCCAACCGGCCGTACGAGCTGCTCGGCTCCGGGGCTAACCAGACCGTCGAACAGTTCGGCATCTTCGGTACCCAGGTGCGCGCCTGCCTGTCCCTCGGTCTCGCCGAGCCCGGCCTGGACCGGAACTCCCAGTGGCGCAGTGCCGTCTGCCGCGCCCTCGCCGCCGCCCGCGGTGCCCGCACCGGCAACGCCGGCCCCGTCCAGTTCGACATCCCGCTGCGCGAACCCCTCGTCCCCGACGATCCCTCGCCCGCCCTCGCTCAGGGACGGCCCGACGGCGGCCCCTGGACGGTGGCCCCCGTCGCCACTCTCGACGTGCCGTTGCCCATCGACCTGAGCCCGGACACCGTGGTCATCTCCGGACACGGAGCCGGCGCGAATCCGGCCCTCGCGCACCTGCCGACCGTCGCGGAACCCACAGCGCCGCAGCCGAAGAACCCGCTGCACCCATGGGCGCTGCCGCTGCTGCGGCCCCGGCAGGCCATCATCTGCGGCCGGCCCACCCTGCACCGCGAGGTCAGCGCACTCCTCGCCGATCCCGGTGTCACCGTCTACGCCGTCACCACCGGGCCCCGCTGGCCCGACGTCTCCGGCAACGTCGCCGCCACCGGCACCCGCGTGGTCCCCGTCGGCGATCCCGACGAGGCCTGGCTCGCCCGCTGCGCCGAGGCCGATCGTCTGGCCCGCGCCGCCGTCACCGACGGCCTCGCCGCCGAACCCGTCACCGGCCTGCACGTGGCCCGCGCCGTCTGCGCGGCACTGCGCCCCGGCGACCAACTCGTGGTGGGTGCCTCCAACCCCGTGCGCGATGTGGCCCTCGCCGGCGACGTCCCGCCCGGCGTCACGGTCCTCTCCAACCGCGGCGTCGCCGGCATCGACGGCACCGTGAGCACCGCCGTCGGCGCGGCGCTCGCCGCGCCCGACACCCGCACCATCGCCCTGATGGGCGACCTCACCTTCGTGCACGACGCCTCCGGCCTGCTCATCGGGCCCGAGGAGCCGCGGCCGCGCGATCTCACCATCGTGGTGGCCAACGACAACGGCGGCGGCATCTTCAACCTGCTCGAACAGGGGGAGGAGCGGTACTCCGGCGCCGAGTACGACGGTGCCGCCGCCCGCGTCTTCGGCACCCCGCACGGCACCGACCTGGCCTCCCTCTGCGCCGCCTACGGCATCGACTACCGGCTCGCCGAGGTCGACGACCTCGCCGCCATCGCCGCCGAACCCGGGATGCGAGTGGTCGAGGTACGCACCCAGCGGTCCGGTCTGCGCGCCCTGCACGCCGGCATGCGAGCCCGGATCGCGGGGGACGGCCGGTGA
- a CDS encoding AbrB family transcriptional regulator has product MSRLSTSARRWALLCASSCALAICLARLGVPSAPLFAALVCAIAIALAGRSPGDIPRPAQYAAQGVLGAYIGTLMQAHTVAALGTRWPAALLIGLATLLLSVAAGALLGLHRDTDSITGSLALVAGGASGLVAIARELGGDETTVAVVQYLRVILVTVSLPVVAALYPHVAGASSALTSGPGRPWWFDLGFTAACVVAGVVLGRLSHLPAGGLLGPLLISATASLTGIATGATVPWILVAAGYLVIGWQAGVGFTREALRSLARLLPWATILVIAIGAGCAALGFALSAMTGVPLLDGYLATTPGGIYAVLAVAASSNVDITFIVAAQLIRVMAMLFLAPAAARGFQRWRGTHRSANAANITV; this is encoded by the coding sequence GTGTCACGTCTTTCCACCTCCGCCCGGCGCTGGGCCCTGCTCTGCGCGAGTTCGTGCGCGCTGGCGATATGCCTGGCCCGGCTGGGCGTTCCGAGCGCACCACTGTTCGCCGCGCTCGTGTGCGCGATCGCGATTGCCCTGGCGGGCCGCTCCCCCGGCGATATCCCGCGACCGGCGCAGTACGCAGCGCAGGGTGTGCTCGGCGCGTACATCGGGACGCTGATGCAGGCCCACACCGTGGCCGCTCTGGGCACACGGTGGCCGGCGGCTCTGCTCATCGGGCTGGCCACGCTGCTGCTCTCGGTCGCCGCGGGCGCATTGCTCGGCCTGCACCGGGATACGGATTCGATCACGGGGTCGCTTGCGCTGGTGGCGGGCGGGGCGTCGGGCCTGGTGGCGATCGCCCGGGAGCTCGGTGGCGACGAGACCACGGTCGCGGTGGTGCAGTACCTGCGGGTGATCCTGGTGACGGTGTCGCTCCCGGTGGTGGCGGCGTTGTATCCGCACGTCGCGGGCGCCTCGTCCGCTCTGACCTCCGGCCCGGGTCGGCCGTGGTGGTTCGACCTCGGTTTCACGGCGGCGTGCGTGGTCGCGGGTGTCGTGTTGGGCCGTCTCTCGCACCTGCCCGCGGGCGGGCTGCTGGGCCCGCTGTTGATCTCGGCGACGGCATCGCTCACCGGCATCGCCACCGGTGCCACGGTGCCGTGGATCCTGGTGGCGGCCGGCTATCTGGTGATCGGCTGGCAGGCGGGCGTCGGCTTCACGCGCGAGGCACTGCGCAGTCTCGCCCGCCTGTTGCCGTGGGCCACGATCCTCGTCATCGCCATCGGGGCAGGTTGTGCCGCATTGGGTTTCGCACTGTCGGCAATGACGGGCGTGCCTCTACTCGACGGCTATCTCGCGACCACGCCGGGCGGCATCTACGCGGTACTGGCGGTGGCCGCGTCGTCGAACGTGGACATCACGTTCATCGTGGCGGCGCAGCTGATCCGGGTGATGGCGATGCTGTTCCTGGCGCCCGCGGCGGCCCGCGGCTTCCAGCGGTGGCGTGGAACACACCGCAGTGCGAACGCTGCTAACATCACGGTATGA
- a CDS encoding MMPL family transporter has translation MPQSTHDAPSTTARPSTPGPLARLGGWVVDHRRGVSVVWVLAIIALGVFAPFVEKNLSGAGWQANGSESVQAREAAQAHFGGNASHAIQVVVSSTGATLDRSDGPRVLARVTEILRADPRIGEIIAPQPGASLSADGRTAVILGGAGADTNEMVRAATDLKDPLRAVSVGDITVSPTGSSMLWSDFNAANLSAMLKSEMLSWPVTLAILVLAFGTLVAAGLPLALTLAGLVASAGSLVLINEIVPVSIWAMNFAMMFSLALGIDYALFLVVRYRAARMEQRLSRRDSIAQMMDTAGKAVLLSGITVLISLSAVMLVPSPSFRSMAGGIMLSVVFILAATLTLLPVILFALDMRINKLPIPWAQAATHRSPRFESWGNRLWRNPLAWGGGALAILIALAVPVVGLKTAMPSITVLPENASARVGYDEVQRAFGPGAPGTLQIVVPTAEAPAAGRVLRADPGIAGAVPAIAAADASGLSLISAVPAVDPSDPALTGTVDRLRDALPGGALVGGAAVENIDLKKQLDTSTPLVIGIVLALGFVLLLVALRAPLIALLGTVVSLLSTAAAFGVARLIFQDGIGAALLGFEPQGFLDAWAPVFFFAMIFAIAMDYTVFLLSSAKEHWERTGDPQRAMVGAMAQSGRVIFAAGGVMVAVFFTFALSGPLPPKEMGVILGIAVLLDTFLVRLILLPVLLRLAGPRAWACPAPLARVLPNISFAHD, from the coding sequence GTGCCGCAGAGCACCCATGACGCACCGTCCACCACCGCTCGCCCGTCGACACCGGGACCGCTCGCCCGCCTCGGCGGATGGGTGGTCGATCATCGCCGCGGGGTGTCCGTGGTGTGGGTGCTCGCGATCATCGCGCTGGGCGTGTTCGCCCCGTTCGTCGAGAAGAACCTCTCCGGTGCCGGATGGCAGGCGAACGGCTCCGAGTCGGTGCAGGCGCGCGAGGCCGCACAGGCCCACTTCGGCGGCAATGCGAGCCATGCGATCCAGGTGGTCGTGAGCAGTACCGGAGCGACACTCGACCGGAGCGACGGCCCACGGGTGCTCGCGCGGGTCACCGAGATCCTGCGCGCCGATCCGCGGATCGGCGAGATCATCGCGCCGCAGCCGGGCGCCTCACTCAGCGCCGATGGCCGCACCGCCGTGATCCTGGGCGGCGCCGGCGCCGACACCAACGAGATGGTGCGCGCAGCAACCGATCTGAAAGACCCTCTGCGGGCAGTCTCGGTGGGTGACATCACGGTCAGCCCCACCGGTTCGTCGATGCTGTGGTCGGACTTCAATGCCGCCAACCTCTCCGCGATGCTGAAGTCGGAGATGCTGTCCTGGCCGGTGACGCTCGCGATCCTCGTGCTGGCCTTCGGCACACTGGTCGCGGCGGGCCTGCCGCTGGCGCTGACACTGGCCGGATTGGTCGCATCCGCCGGATCACTCGTGTTGATCAACGAGATCGTGCCGGTGTCGATCTGGGCGATGAACTTCGCGATGATGTTCTCGCTCGCGCTGGGCATCGACTACGCATTGTTCCTCGTGGTGCGGTATCGGGCCGCCCGCATGGAACAGCGTCTGTCACGACGGGATTCGATCGCACAGATGATGGACACCGCGGGGAAGGCGGTGCTGCTCTCCGGGATCACCGTGCTGATCTCGCTGTCCGCCGTGATGCTGGTCCCGTCGCCGTCGTTCCGCTCGATGGCCGGCGGCATCATGCTCTCGGTCGTGTTCATCCTGGCCGCCACGCTCACGCTGCTTCCCGTGATCCTGTTCGCACTCGATATGCGGATCAACAAGCTACCGATCCCCTGGGCACAGGCCGCCACGCATCGCTCGCCGCGGTTCGAGAGCTGGGGAAACCGGCTGTGGCGCAACCCTCTCGCGTGGGGCGGCGGCGCGCTCGCGATCCTGATCGCCCTCGCCGTCCCGGTCGTCGGCCTGAAGACCGCGATGCCGTCGATCACCGTGCTCCCCGAGAATGCCAGTGCCCGTGTCGGATACGACGAGGTGCAGCGCGCCTTCGGTCCCGGAGCCCCGGGGACTCTGCAGATCGTGGTGCCCACTGCCGAGGCTCCCGCTGCCGGGCGCGTGCTCCGCGCCGACCCCGGCATCGCCGGCGCCGTGCCCGCAATAGCTGCGGCCGACGCGAGTGGGCTCAGCCTGATCTCAGCCGTCCCCGCCGTCGATCCGTCCGATCCGGCGCTGACCGGCACCGTCGACCGGCTCCGGGACGCGTTACCCGGCGGTGCCCTGGTCGGCGGTGCGGCGGTCGAGAACATCGACCTGAAGAAGCAACTCGATACCTCGACCCCGCTGGTGATCGGCATCGTGTTGGCGTTGGGTTTCGTGCTCCTGCTGGTCGCGCTGCGGGCGCCGCTGATCGCACTGCTCGGCACCGTGGTGAGCCTGCTGTCCACAGCCGCCGCATTCGGCGTCGCCCGGCTGATCTTCCAGGACGGGATCGGCGCCGCCCTGCTCGGATTCGAACCACAGGGATTCTTGGATGCCTGGGCGCCGGTGTTCTTCTTCGCCATGATCTTCGCCATCGCGATGGACTACACGGTGTTCCTGCTCTCCTCGGCGAAGGAGCACTGGGAGCGCACCGGCGATCCCCAGCGGGCGATGGTCGGCGCGATGGCCCAGTCCGGGCGCGTGATCTTCGCAGCGGGTGGCGTGATGGTGGCCGTGTTCTTCACCTTCGCGCTGTCTGGGCCGCTGCCGCCGAAGGAGATGGGAGTGATCCTCGGTATCGCGGTGCTGCTCGATACCTTCCTGGTGCGGTTGATCCTGCTGCCCGTGCTGCTGCGCCTCGCCGGTCCCCGCGCGTGGGCCTGCCCCGCGCCGCTGGCCCGGGTGCTACCGAACATCAGCTTCGCGCACGACTGA
- a CDS encoding 3-hydroxyacyl-CoA dehydrogenase family protein, translating to MNAFTFDAIKTRPVAVIGAGTLGRRIALMFCSRGGEARVYDPDTTQAQAAVDYVAHTLPGVITRRGTGALGRAVAHDDLATAVRDAWLVVEAVPERLDIKIPLWGQIDGAAPADAVLATNSSSYASRLMNERIADQTRFLNMHFYMPPTANAVDLMSDGQTSRELIDSLLAILPEFGVLPFEAKKESTGFIFNRIWAAIKRESLAVVAEGVATPDDVDGMFKANWHMPFGPLQMMDDVGLDVVLDIENHYAAENPHLPEGPRRLLHEYVDTGRLGRKSGAGFYDYGA from the coding sequence ATGAACGCATTCACCTTCGATGCGATCAAGACTCGACCCGTCGCCGTGATCGGCGCCGGCACCCTGGGCCGCCGCATCGCCCTCATGTTCTGCAGCCGCGGCGGCGAGGCGCGCGTCTACGACCCCGATACCACCCAGGCCCAGGCCGCCGTCGACTATGTGGCCCACACGCTTCCGGGGGTCATTACTCGCAGGGGCACCGGCGCGCTGGGACGTGCCGTGGCCCACGACGATCTCGCCACGGCGGTACGCGACGCCTGGCTCGTGGTCGAGGCCGTCCCGGAACGTCTCGACATCAAGATCCCGCTGTGGGGGCAGATCGACGGCGCGGCACCCGCCGACGCCGTGCTCGCCACCAACTCCAGCTCGTACGCCTCCCGGCTCATGAACGAGCGGATCGCCGATCAGACGCGGTTCCTCAACATGCACTTCTACATGCCGCCCACCGCGAACGCCGTCGACCTGATGTCCGACGGACAGACCTCCCGCGAGCTGATCGACTCGCTGCTGGCGATCCTGCCCGAATTCGGTGTGCTCCCGTTCGAGGCGAAGAAGGAGAGCACAGGCTTCATCTTCAATCGCATCTGGGCCGCCATCAAACGCGAATCGCTCGCCGTGGTGGCCGAGGGGGTCGCCACCCCCGACGATGTCGATGGCATGTTCAAGGCCAACTGGCACATGCCCTTCGGTCCCTTACAGATGATGGACGATGTGGGTCTCGATGTGGTCCTCGATATCGAGAATCACTACGCGGCCGAGAATCCGCACCTCCCCGAGGGGCCGCGCCGCCTGCTGCACGAGTACGTGGACACCGGCCGCCTCGGTCGCAAGTCGGGCGCAGGTTTCTACGACTACGGCGCCTAA
- a CDS encoding MarR family winged helix-turn-helix transcriptional regulator, protein MSDVSDLRYAVHSLSRELRAHRRADPGTGAPIPETHHLILGGLERHGPATPADLAQTHGVRAQTLTPALNALADAGLVHRRRDEKDRRKQYVELTPTGRAAVLADREVRNAWLEDAMNTRLTPLERDVVLLAAPILAKLADG, encoded by the coding sequence ATGTCTGATGTCAGCGACCTCCGCTACGCCGTTCACTCGCTCTCCCGCGAGCTACGCGCGCACCGTCGGGCAGACCCCGGCACCGGAGCCCCCATCCCCGAGACCCACCACCTGATCCTCGGTGGCCTCGAACGCCACGGGCCCGCCACGCCGGCCGACCTGGCTCAGACCCACGGCGTGCGCGCCCAGACCCTCACCCCCGCACTCAACGCCCTCGCCGACGCCGGGCTCGTGCACCGCCGCCGCGACGAGAAGGACCGTCGCAAGCAGTACGTCGAGCTCACGCCCACCGGCCGCGCCGCCGTCCTGGCCGACCGCGAGGTGCGCAACGCCTGGCTCGAGGACGCCATGAACACCAGGCTCACACCACTCGAACGCGATGTCGTCCTGCTCGCCGCTCCCATCCTCGCCAAGCTCGCCGACGGCTGA
- a CDS encoding saccharopine dehydrogenase family protein yields the protein MTAGTREFDIIVFGATGFVGELTARHLAWHAPTGVKIALAGRSQDKLEKVRARLGGDAADWGIVTADVDAPSTVDAMVARTTVLCTTVGPYAKYGEIVVGACVNAGTHYTDLTGEVLFARRSIDKFHEQAAANGTKIVHSCGFDSIPSDLGTYLLYERARADGAGTLGPTTLVIRSIRGGASGGTIASAIGLADEVTADREARRIAGRPHSLSVDPSRETPTQPGDLSVVAGASVDPSLSGSLAPFFMASYNTRVVRRSNGLLDFAYGPDFSYRETMAIPGPSAVSKVGSRVVQGALAFGMGALAIKPLRPVLDRILPQPGQGPSEKSQAKGKFIADVYSRTTNDRRYRSTIGADLDPGYSGTAVMLGESSLALALDGDAARGGATLPDRGGVLTPAVALGDALADRLRAQGFTVTVDELT from the coding sequence ATGACTGCGGGTACCCGGGAATTCGACATCATCGTCTTCGGCGCCACCGGATTCGTCGGCGAGCTCACGGCCCGGCATCTGGCCTGGCATGCGCCCACCGGGGTCAAGATCGCGCTCGCGGGACGCTCGCAGGACAAGCTCGAGAAGGTGCGGGCCCGGCTCGGCGGCGATGCCGCGGACTGGGGCATCGTGACCGCGGATGTCGACGCCCCCTCGACGGTGGACGCCATGGTCGCCCGCACCACCGTGCTGTGCACCACCGTGGGCCCATACGCGAAGTACGGCGAGATCGTGGTGGGCGCGTGCGTCAACGCGGGCACGCACTACACCGACCTCACGGGCGAGGTGCTGTTCGCCCGCCGCTCGATCGACAAATTCCACGAGCAGGCCGCAGCGAACGGCACCAAGATCGTGCACTCGTGCGGATTCGACTCGATCCCTTCGGATCTGGGGACGTACCTGCTGTACGAGCGGGCCCGGGCCGACGGTGCCGGCACCCTCGGCCCCACCACACTGGTGATCCGTTCGATCCGCGGCGGCGCGAGCGGCGGCACCATCGCGTCGGCGATCGGTCTCGCCGACGAGGTGACCGCGGACCGCGAGGCACGGCGGATCGCGGGACGGCCGCATTCGCTGTCCGTCGATCCCAGCCGGGAGACGCCCACGCAGCCGGGCGATCTGTCGGTGGTCGCCGGGGCATCGGTGGATCCGTCACTGTCGGGCAGCCTGGCCCCGTTCTTCATGGCCAGCTACAACACTCGGGTGGTGCGGCGCTCGAACGGGCTGCTGGACTTCGCATACGGCCCCGACTTCAGTTATCGCGAGACGATGGCGATCCCGGGTCCGTCGGCGGTCTCGAAGGTGGGTTCCCGTGTGGTACAGGGCGCGTTGGCGTTCGGCATGGGCGCACTGGCGATCAAGCCGCTGCGGCCAGTGCTCGACCGCATCCTGCCGCAGCCGGGTCAGGGGCCCAGCGAGAAGTCCCAAGCGAAGGGCAAGTTCATCGCCGATGTGTACTCGCGTACCACGAACGACCGGCGCTACCGGTCAACGATCGGAGCGGACCTGGACCCCGGTTACAGCGGCACGGCGGTGATGCTGGGCGAGTCCAGCCTCGCACTGGCCCTCGACGGGGACGCGGCGCGCGGCGGGGCCACGCTGCCCGATCGCGGCGGCGTGCTGACCCCGGCGGTCGCGCTGGGTGATGCGCTGGCGGACCGGCTGCGAGCCCAAGGATTCACCGTCACGGTGGACGAACTCACCTAG
- a CDS encoding glycosyltransferase family 4 protein, protein MRIAIVAESFLPNVNGVTNSVLRVLEHCRRTGTEAIVIAPDTVAGEAPAPLEHLGFPVYRVPARMLPRISSLPIGQPGMLLVDVLREFRPDVVHLASPYFLGAGGLAAAKRLGIPTVAIFQTDVAGFAGSYGLGPLERAAWWWTRQMHKQCDLTLAPSSASVRDLRDHRIPRVKTWARGVDAERFAPSHRSAEVRAQWLGERPDRLVVGFVGRLAAEKHVERLAGLAHRDDVQLVIVGDGPERARLDTLLPGAVFAGQLGGAELGAAYASLDVFVHPGEHETFCQAVQEALASGVPSIAPDQGGPRDLVSHCRNGYLLPTAEFADLLPGVIDTLADPALRARFGEAARKSVLARTWPALCNQLFAHYDSVIAGPAASGPRRAVV, encoded by the coding sequence GTGCGTATCGCCATCGTCGCGGAATCCTTCCTGCCGAACGTCAACGGAGTGACCAACTCGGTGCTGCGGGTGCTCGAACACTGCCGGCGCACCGGCACCGAGGCCATCGTCATCGCGCCCGACACCGTCGCGGGCGAGGCTCCCGCCCCGCTCGAACACCTCGGATTCCCCGTCTACCGAGTGCCCGCCCGAATGCTGCCGCGCATCTCATCGCTGCCGATCGGCCAGCCGGGCATGCTCCTCGTCGACGTACTGCGCGAGTTCCGGCCCGACGTGGTGCACCTCGCCTCGCCCTACTTCCTCGGTGCGGGCGGCCTCGCCGCGGCCAAGCGCCTGGGCATTCCCACCGTCGCGATCTTCCAGACCGATGTCGCCGGATTCGCCGGCTCGTACGGCCTCGGACCGCTCGAACGCGCCGCCTGGTGGTGGACCCGGCAGATGCACAAGCAGTGCGACCTCACCCTGGCACCGTCGTCGGCCTCGGTTCGCGACCTGCGCGACCACCGCATACCGCGGGTGAAGACGTGGGCTCGCGGCGTCGACGCCGAGCGCTTCGCGCCGTCGCACCGCAGTGCCGAGGTGCGGGCGCAGTGGCTGGGCGAGCGCCCCGACCGATTAGTGGTCGGATTCGTCGGGCGGCTGGCGGCGGAGAAACACGTCGAGCGACTGGCAGGCCTGGCGCACCGCGACGACGTGCAACTGGTCATCGTGGGCGACGGCCCCGAGCGGGCCCGGCTCGACACACTGCTGCCGGGCGCGGTGTTCGCCGGCCAGCTCGGCGGCGCCGAGCTCGGCGCCGCCTACGCCTCCCTCGACGTCTTCGTGCACCCCGGCGAGCACGAGACCTTCTGCCAGGCCGTCCAGGAGGCCCTCGCCTCCGGCGTACCGTCGATCGCCCCCGACCAGGGCGGGCCGCGGGATCTCGTCAGCCACTGCCGCAACGGCTACCTGCTGCCCACCGCCGAATTCGCCGACCTGCTGCCCGGCGTGATCGACACCCTCGCCGACCCCGCCCTGCGTGCCCGGTTCGGCGAGGCCGCCCGCAAGTCCGTCCTCGCCCGCACCTGGCCCGCGCTGTGCAACCAATTGTTCGCGCACTACGACAGCGTGATCGCCGGACCAGCGGCGAGCGGCCCGCGCCGCGCCGTCGTGTAG